In Helicobacter mastomyrinus, the sequence ACTGGTACTCTTATCATCGTTGCTTATACTTTTTTAGGTGGCTATAAGGCAGTGTGTTGGACTGATTTAATACAAGGGCTTTTGATGATGGGGGCTTTAATTATTGTCCCGATTACTATGCTTAATCACTTGGGCGGTTTTTCTGAGGCTATGGAAATTGTTGCACAAATAAAGCCAGAGGCTCTTTCTATGGGGGAAGGTGTTTCAGCTCTTGCTATCATATCAGCCCTTGCGTGGGGACTTGGTTATTTTGGACAGCCTCATATTTTGGTTCGTTTTATGTCCATACGTTCAACTAAAGAAATTCCAAATGCGACTTTTATAGGCATTTCTTGGATGGCTATTTCACTTATTGGCTCTTGTTTTATAGGTGTTTTAGGCATAGCTTATGTGGATAAATTCGATTTAAGTTTAAGCGATCCTGAAAAGATTTTTATTGTGATGAGTCAGCTTTTATTTGATCCTTGGGTGGCTGGTATTTTGCTTTCAGCTATACTTGCGGCCATTATGAGTACTGCTAGTTCTCAACTTTTGGTATCTAGTTCAACCATAGCTGAGGATTTTTACCGCAGGATTTTTAACAAAGAAGCAAGCTCACTTGCCGTGATGAGACTTGGAAGGCTTGGGGTATTGCTTGTTGCTGTCGTGGCTTTTTTAATTTCTACTGATAAAAATTCAAGCGTTTTAAGTATTGTTTCTTATGCTTGGGCTGGATTTGGAGCAAGCTTTGGCTCGGTGATGCTTTTTTCTTTATTTTGGAGTAGAATGACCAGAATAGCCGCGATTTTAGGTATGGTTACTGGAGCTATTGTAGTGGTGGTGTATAAGAATTTCCTTTCAAGCTATCTTGAAGTTTATGAGATAGTGCCGGGCTTTTTATGTGCAAGTATTGTGATTATTGTAGCAAGTTTAATGACTAAGGTACGTCCGGGAACGAAAGCAGCCTATGAAACTATGCTTAAAAATCTTTAATGATAAAGGCTAATTAAAAGTCAGCTTTAATCAAAATTTTGCATTTGTTTTTTATTTTGAGGGAATAAGAAAATCTTTATACAAGATTCTCAATAATCAAGAAAGTAATTAAGATAATGTAGCAATAGCGGGAAGCTTGTAAATCCATCATCTTGCATAAAGTGCCCTCCTGTGTGGGTTTGCACAAATGTGGCTTTAAGATTTTGTGCTAGAGTGTGGCTTAAATGCGAAGGCACAATAGTATCATTACGTGCGGAAATCACAAGGCGATTAGTCGTTAAGGCGCAAAGCTTGTCATAATTTAGCTTCCCATCAATAAAGGCATTAAGCTGTGGGTAAATGCTTAAAGGCGTATCAAAGCCCGAAATCAAGATAGTTCCGCCAATACGTGCAGAATCTGGCAGGGTATTAAGAAAATTTAAAGTCGCAATGCAGCCAAGGCTATGCCCGATAAAATAGCTATGCGTATTGATATTTTGGGCTTCTTGTTGCAGGGTGGCAAGCCACTCATTCGGGGCAGGATTGTCCGCATTGGGCATAGCGGGGATAGTGGTAGAAATGCCTTTTTTGGCTAACTCATTTTTAAGCCACATAAACCAATGCTTTTGCGGATAGGCTTCAAAGCCGTGCGTGATATAAACTTGCATTTTGCTCCTTTGGTGCTTGTAGCGGATTATGCCTTAAATAGCTGTGTAAATCATAATATAAGTTTGTTGTTATTTGTGTTAAATGGAGAGCAAAAGGCTAAAAGGTGTGGCGAAATGCTTTAGGCTGCCTATTGTGAAATATTATGCTGGCTTATGCTTTACAAAATGAGTAACGCACCCATAACGATAATCTAATACACAACGTATAGTCGCTCTTTTGAGGACACTTCAAGATTTAAAAAATCCTCTAGGGCTATCTCCTCATAAGCACTGATAAAGACAAACACATTCTCTGCCTTTTGCAAATATGCTAAGAGAGATTTCTCATAATTCACAATATAATAGGAATCCTCGCATTTATAGAGCCTAGATTCTATGATTGCTTTTAAAGGCTTATCTAACGTTTTGCCACTTTGCAAGGCGAGATTTCGTGCTTTATCAAATGGTGTGAGAGAATTACTCATTTTTAAGTGCAAATGTCCCTCTTTATTTATGATTTCGGGCTTAGATTTTAAACTATATACGCAAAAGCTAGATTCTGTATTTGAATCTTGGGTATTTTTGATTTTTTGTGCGGCACGTTTTACGCGCTCAATCGTAATATCGCTTATTGCAGGATTTTTACTTCCTAGCTGATTTTTACAAAAATCATAGGCGGTTTTGGATTTTGCTTCATCTATTTTTTCATCAAGTTGGACTAGGATAAACTGACGATTGCCGCCATCTTCTGCATTTAGCTCCATAACGGCTTGGGCGGTGGTGCCACTGCCAGCAAAGAAGTCTAAAACAATATCCCCTTCCGCCTTAGAATCTCCTCCCTTGTCATTGCGAGAATGCGTAGCATTCGTGGCAATCCATTCTTTAGAATCTTGGATTGCTTCGTTACTTCGTGCCTCGCAATGACTAGCATTTAAGCTATGAGGCTTGTAATCCCCCCCCCCCCCCCCGCAGAATCTAGGGCATTGTTGGCAGGATTTGGAGAGGTAGAGACTTCTAAGATCCGTTTAATAAGTTCAACTGGTTTA encodes:
- the putP gene encoding sodium/proline symporter PutP, with product MEIVKINTEIAITFITYSALMLFIGFYFFTKNKNTEDYFLGGRSLGPVISALSAGASDMSGWLLLGLPGALYVSGFIESYIAIGLTIGAFLNWSFVAKRLRIYTSVIANSITIPDYFETRFDDDKHILRVVCALVILVFFTFYVSSGLVSGAKLFENTFGLKYEYALITGTLIIVAYTFLGGYKAVCWTDLIQGLLMMGALIIVPITMLNHLGGFSEAMEIVAQIKPEALSMGEGVSALAIISALAWGLGYFGQPHILVRFMSIRSTKEIPNATFIGISWMAISLIGSCFIGVLGIAYVDKFDLSLSDPEKIFIVMSQLLFDPWVAGILLSAILAAIMSTASSQLLVSSSTIAEDFYRRIFNKEASSLAVMRLGRLGVLLVAVVAFLISTDKNSSVLSIVSYAWAGFGASFGSVMLFSLFWSRMTRIAAILGMVTGAIVVVVYKNFLSSYLEVYEIVPGFLCASIVIIVASLMTKVRPGTKAAYETMLKNL
- a CDS encoding RBBP9/YdeN family alpha/beta hydrolase; translation: MQVYITHGFEAYPQKHWFMWLKNELAKKGISTTIPAMPNADNPAPNEWLATLQQEAQNINTHSYFIGHSLGCIATLNFLNTLPDSARIGGTILISGFDTPLSIYPQLNAFIDGKLNYDKLCALTTNRLVISARNDTIVPSHLSHTLAQNLKATFVQTHTGGHFMQDDGFTSFPLLLHYLNYFLDY